The following coding sequences lie in one Flavobacterium cyclinae genomic window:
- a CDS encoding DUF58 domain-containing protein, with translation MKLEAHLEKISSFEHLELLANQIVEGFISGMHKSPFHGFSAEFAEHKIYNPGESTKHIDWKLYAKTDRLYTKRYEEETNLRCHFILDNSSSMHYPKLKENKPFYESKIGFSVLASAVLMNLLKKQRDAVGLSVYSDTYEYYSPEKGSDRHHRMILNKLEEVLSQNKNTRKTDTITFLHQIAENIHRRSMVILFTDMFHSEGSEKENDKIFKALQHLKHNKHKVVVFHVYDEKTELNFNFDNTPRKFIDVETGEEINLFAENTQESYQKVVQEYFKTIEATCMQYQIRYVPVSVGENFEKILLTYLIEKQKFG, from the coding sequence ATGAAGTTAGAGGCGCATTTAGAAAAAATATCCAGTTTTGAGCATTTAGAATTATTGGCCAACCAAATTGTGGAAGGGTTTATTTCTGGAATGCACAAATCACCTTTTCATGGATTCTCGGCTGAGTTTGCCGAACATAAAATTTACAATCCAGGAGAAAGTACTAAGCATATCGATTGGAAATTATATGCCAAAACAGATCGATTATACACCAAGCGTTATGAAGAAGAGACTAATTTGCGATGTCATTTTATTTTAGATAATTCATCCTCGATGCATTATCCGAAATTAAAGGAAAATAAGCCGTTTTATGAGAGTAAAATCGGGTTTTCGGTATTGGCATCTGCGGTTTTGATGAACTTGCTTAAAAAACAGCGCGATGCAGTTGGATTGAGTGTTTATTCGGATACGTATGAATATTATTCACCAGAAAAGGGGAGCGATCGTCATCATCGCATGATTTTAAACAAGCTGGAAGAAGTCTTGTCGCAAAACAAAAACACTAGAAAAACAGATACCATAACATTTTTACATCAAATTGCCGAAAACATTCACCGTCGTTCTATGGTAATTTTATTTACCGATATGTTTCATTCCGAAGGGTCGGAAAAAGAAAACGATAAAATTTTTAAAGCGCTTCAGCATTTAAAACACAACAAGCATAAAGTGGTTGTTTTTCATGTTTATGATGAAAAAACCGAGTTAAATTTCAATTTTGATAATACGCCTCGCAAGTTTATTGATGTAGAAACAGGAGAAGAAATCAATTTATTTGCCGAAAACACACAAGAATCGTATCAAAAAGTGGTACAAGAATATTTCAAAACAATAGAAGCAACGTGTATGCAGTATCAAATTCGTTATGTACCTGTTTCTGTAGGAGAAAATTTTGAAAAAATTTTACTTACGTATTTGATTGAAAAACAAAAGTTTGGGTAA
- a CDS encoding DUF456 domain-containing protein produces MEYFLLILGLLLMIVGIIGSLLPALPGPPISWVGILLLYFCPGMEPNYWLLGITLAVAIVIGILDYVIPAKGTKFFGGSKYGIWGTNIGLVIGLFFPPFGFLIGPFLGALIGELIYNSNEGKRAFKAALGSLLGFLAGTFIKLLVSLIFLGVFFVVVWQNKGIWF; encoded by the coding sequence ATGGAATACTTTTTACTAATTCTAGGTTTACTTTTAATGATAGTAGGAATTATTGGCAGCTTACTTCCTGCTTTACCAGGTCCGCCAATTAGTTGGGTTGGGATTTTACTTCTTTATTTTTGTCCGGGAATGGAACCTAATTATTGGCTACTTGGAATTACATTAGCAGTTGCAATTGTAATTGGGATATTAGATTATGTTATTCCAGCGAAAGGCACTAAGTTTTTTGGCGGAAGTAAATATGGAATTTGGGGAACAAATATTGGCTTAGTAATTGGTTTGTTTTTTCCACCATTTGGCTTTTTGATTGGCCCTTTTTTAGGGGCATTAATTGGAGAACTTATTTACAACTCCAATGAAGGAAAACGAGCTTTTAAAGCAGCTTTAGGTTCGCTTTTAGGCTTCTTAGCCGGTACTTTTATAAAGCTATTGGTTAGCTTGATATTTTTAGGTGTATTTTTTGTTGTGGTTTGGCAGAATAAAGGGATATGGTTTTGA
- a CDS encoding glycosyltransferase family 2 protein, with protein MTIAFVLCLFFLIYILFIGQLIYGFNRMKRFSKKEFSTKTSFSIVVPFRNEKENLPNLLHSISLLNYPKELVEVLLVDDDSEDEFRIQNLEFRIQIIKNTRKSNSPKKDAIETAIQVAKNDWIITTDADCLVQKDWLAIYDQYIQENEVEMIASGVCYVPKSSFLSAFQNLDFLSLQGATIGSFGINQPFMCNGANFAYFKHFFKELNGFQGNETITSGDDVFLLQKAVSLAPKKVGFILAKESIVATKPVSTWSELFQQRVRWASKSTGYSSVFGKMLALVVFGGNLAWIVSFIFWLIGFLDQNIFMLFVALKFLIDFILLYKTANFFESKLQYVLASSLLYPFFSVSVAVYSLFGKYNWKGRNFRK; from the coding sequence ATGACAATAGCTTTCGTTTTATGCCTTTTTTTTCTGATTTATATTTTATTCATCGGGCAACTGATTTATGGATTTAATCGAATGAAACGTTTTTCTAAAAAGGAATTCTCTACAAAAACATCCTTTTCAATTGTAGTTCCTTTCAGAAATGAAAAAGAAAATCTTCCGAATTTATTACATTCCATTTCATTGTTAAACTATCCGAAAGAATTGGTTGAAGTACTATTAGTAGATGATGATTCTGAAGACGAATTTAGAATTCAGAACTTAGAATTTAGAATTCAAATTATTAAGAACACTAGAAAATCAAATTCACCCAAGAAAGATGCTATTGAAACCGCGATTCAAGTTGCCAAAAACGATTGGATTATTACTACCGATGCGGATTGTTTGGTTCAGAAAGATTGGTTGGCAATTTATGACCAATATATTCAGGAAAATGAAGTGGAAATGATAGCTTCTGGCGTTTGTTATGTTCCAAAAAGTAGCTTTTTATCGGCTTTTCAGAATTTAGATTTTTTGAGTTTACAAGGCGCTACAATTGGAAGTTTTGGAATTAACCAACCTTTTATGTGTAATGGTGCTAATTTTGCCTATTTCAAACATTTTTTCAAAGAATTAAATGGATTTCAAGGCAATGAAACCATTACAAGTGGTGACGACGTATTTCTACTTCAAAAAGCTGTTTCACTTGCGCCGAAGAAAGTTGGATTTATATTAGCTAAAGAAAGTATTGTTGCAACAAAACCTGTTTCAACTTGGTCTGAATTATTTCAGCAACGTGTTCGATGGGCTTCTAAAAGTACGGGGTATTCTTCTGTTTTTGGAAAAATGTTAGCACTAGTAGTTTTTGGTGGAAATTTGGCTTGGATAGTAAGCTTTATTTTTTGGTTAATTGGATTTTTAGACCAAAACATTTTCATGCTATTCGTTGCTTTAAAATTTCTAATAGATTTTATCTTGTTATATAAAACCGCGAATTTCTTTGAATCGAAATTGCAATATGTGTTAGCGAGTAGTTTGTTGTATCCGTTTTTTAGTGTTTCGGTAGCGGTGTATTCGTTGTTTGGAAAATACAATTGGAAAGGGAGAAATTTTAGGAAATAA
- a CDS encoding lysylphosphatidylglycerol synthase domain-containing protein: MIAIPHKAKQFLLVLIKLLIVSGALFYIVKQLQTEKAIAWSIISDYISIKNLFFILLLSVFNWIFEILKWQHLVSSFTKISFFESAKQSLGSLTASIFTPNRIGEYGAKALFFEKKKAKKILFLNFIGNSFQMAITTFFGILGFIISRIAVSESMLWISFKFSVFHFVWILLFLVVFLFIFKFRNCSIYGLSFQKIIDAFKKLSFGFHLTTLQLSAIRYLIFAHQYYFLLQIFDCEVSYSIGLATIFLMYFLASIIPSIHLMDIAIKGSVALFLFAKLGISEWKIATISFLMWFFNLVIPVIIGSIFVLKFQIHKKEKL, translated from the coding sequence ATGATTGCAATTCCACACAAAGCTAAGCAATTCCTTTTAGTTCTCATCAAACTTTTGATAGTGAGTGGTGCTTTGTTTTACATTGTAAAGCAATTACAAACCGAAAAAGCAATTGCTTGGTCAATAATTTCTGATTATATCTCAATTAAAAACTTGTTTTTCATCTTGTTATTGTCGGTTTTTAATTGGATTTTCGAAATCTTGAAATGGCAGCATTTGGTGAGTAGTTTTACTAAAATTTCTTTTTTTGAATCTGCCAAACAAAGCTTAGGATCACTAACTGCTTCAATATTTACACCCAATAGAATTGGAGAATATGGCGCTAAAGCATTATTTTTTGAAAAGAAAAAGGCAAAAAAAATACTATTTCTAAATTTTATTGGGAATAGTTTTCAGATGGCCATTACAACATTTTTTGGCATTTTAGGATTCATTATTAGTAGGATTGCAGTTTCAGAATCCATGCTGTGGATTAGTTTTAAATTTTCGGTTTTTCATTTTGTTTGGATCCTTTTGTTTTTGGTTGTATTCCTTTTCATTTTTAAATTCCGTAATTGTAGTATTTACGGATTGTCATTTCAAAAAATAATTGATGCCTTTAAAAAATTATCGTTTGGTTTTCATCTTACTACTTTACAACTATCTGCAATACGATATCTTATTTTTGCTCACCAATATTACTTTTTATTACAAATTTTCGATTGTGAAGTGAGTTACTCAATAGGTTTAGCTACTATTTTTTTAATGTATTTTTTAGCTTCAATAATTCCTAGTATTCATTTAATGGATATTGCAATAAAAGGAAGTGTTGCCCTGTTTCTTTTTGCGAAATTAGGTATATCAGAATGGAAAATTGCTACTATCTCTTTTTTGATGTGGTTTTTTAATTTAGTTATTCCGGTGATAATTGGAAGTATTTTTGTGTTGAAATTTCAAATTCATAAAAAGGAAAAATTATGA
- the ruvC gene encoding crossover junction endodeoxyribonuclease RuvC has protein sequence MANERIILGIDPGTTIMGFGLIKVVNKKMEFLQLNELILSKYDNHYQKLRVIFERTIELIDTHNPDEIAIEAPFFGKNVQSMLKLGRAQGVAMAAGLSRDIPITEYEPKKIKMAITGNGNASKEQVAKMLQQLLGLKELPKNLDSTDGLAAAVCHFFNSGRVEVGKSYSGWDAFVKQNEDRVKK, from the coding sequence TTGGCAAACGAACGCATCATATTAGGAATTGACCCAGGAACTACAATTATGGGTTTTGGATTAATCAAAGTAGTCAACAAGAAAATGGAATTTCTACAGTTGAACGAACTTATTTTGTCCAAATACGACAATCATTATCAGAAATTAAGAGTCATTTTTGAACGTACCATTGAGTTAATTGATACGCACAATCCAGATGAAATTGCGATTGAAGCACCGTTCTTTGGAAAAAACGTACAATCGATGTTGAAATTAGGAAGAGCACAAGGTGTTGCCATGGCAGCCGGACTCTCAAGAGATATTCCTATTACAGAATACGAACCTAAAAAAATTAAAATGGCCATAACCGGTAACGGAAATGCCAGCAAAGAACAAGTTGCTAAAATGCTTCAACAATTATTAGGTTTAAAAGAATTACCAAAAAACCTCGATTCAACAGATGGTTTAGCAGCAGCCGTTTGTCATTTTTTCAATTCGGGAAGAGTTGAAGTGGGTAAAAGTTATTCGGGTTGGGATGCTTTTGTGAAGCAGAATGAAGATAGAGTCAAGAAGTAG
- a CDS encoding four helix bundle protein, with translation MRFQDLLAYKKGFDVAMEVFEISKSFPKEETYSLTDQIRRSSRSVTITIAEAYRKREYPKYFHSKLTDADAENSETQGWLEYALACKYIPQETFDYLTEKSKEVGRLINFMILNPGKFGSKSEN, from the coding sequence ATGAGATTTCAAGATTTATTAGCTTATAAAAAAGGATTTGATGTTGCTATGGAAGTTTTTGAAATATCAAAAAGTTTTCCAAAAGAAGAAACTTATTCTTTAACAGATCAAATTAGAAGAAGTTCAAGAAGTGTAACAATTACAATAGCTGAAGCTTACCGTAAAAGGGAATATCCAAAATATTTTCACAGCAAATTAACTGATGCAGATGCAGAAAATTCCGAAACGCAAGGTTGGTTAGAATATGCTTTAGCTTGTAAATATATTCCTCAAGAGACATTTGACTATTTGACTGAAAAATCAAAAGAAGTAGGAAGATTAATAAATTTCATGATTTTAAACCCAGGAAAATTCGGTTCAAAATCTGAAAACTAA
- the hemW gene encoding radical SAM family heme chaperone HemW, translating into MSGIYIHIPFCKQACHYCDFHFSTNLKKKDEMVLALAKEIEMRSKSITHRPSPITEPIETIYFGGGTPSILSIEDLRFLIDEVYRNYKVVENPEITVEANPDDLDNETIRQLANSPVNRLSIGIQSFFEDDLKLMNRAHNAEEAKKCLETATQYFDNISIDLIYGVPEMSNEKWLQNIETALSFGVPHISSYALTVEPKTALHSFIQKGIIPQPDDEVAQEHFQILVDKLSENGFIHYELSNFGKENYFSKNNSSYWLGKKYIGIGPSAHSYDGKTRGWNVSNNSLYIKSIQENKLPIEIETLTKTDRYNEYIMTGLRTIWGVSLERIEQEFGKTYLDYLNQQAAKFIEDHLLFVDNNILRTTKKGKFLSDGISSDLFLLNL; encoded by the coding sequence ATGAGCGGAATCTACATCCATATCCCTTTTTGCAAGCAAGCTTGTCACTATTGCGATTTTCATTTTTCTACTAATTTGAAGAAAAAAGATGAAATGGTTTTGGCTTTGGCTAAAGAAATTGAAATGCGAAGTAAATCCATCACCCATCGCCCATCACCTATCACCGAGCCAATTGAGACCATTTACTTTGGTGGTGGAACGCCTTCGATACTTTCGATTGAAGATTTAAGATTTTTGATTGATGAAGTCTATAGAAACTATAAAGTAGTTGAAAACCCAGAAATTACGGTAGAAGCAAATCCAGATGATTTAGATAATGAAACAATTCGTCAATTAGCCAATTCGCCCGTAAATCGTTTGTCAATCGGAATTCAATCTTTTTTTGAAGACGATTTGAAATTGATGAATAGGGCGCATAATGCTGAAGAGGCTAAAAAATGTTTAGAAACAGCAACACAATATTTTGATAATATTTCCATCGATTTGATTTACGGAGTTCCCGAAATGAGTAACGAAAAATGGTTGCAAAACATTGAAACCGCTTTATCTTTCGGTGTTCCGCATATTTCTAGTTATGCGTTAACAGTGGAGCCAAAAACCGCTTTGCATTCGTTTATTCAAAAAGGAATTATTCCGCAACCTGATGACGAAGTAGCTCAAGAGCATTTTCAAATTTTAGTTGACAAACTTTCGGAAAACGGATTTATTCATTACGAATTATCAAATTTTGGGAAAGAGAACTACTTCTCAAAAAACAATTCGAGCTATTGGTTGGGCAAAAAATACATCGGAATTGGTCCGTCAGCTCATAGTTATGATGGAAAAACTAGAGGTTGGAATGTTTCAAATAATTCACTTTATATCAAATCGATTCAAGAAAATAAATTACCAATAGAGATTGAAACCTTAACAAAAACTGATCGTTATAACGAATATATTATGACTGGTTTGCGTACTATTTGGGGCGTTTCATTGGAACGAATTGAACAAGAATTTGGAAAAACCTATTTAGATTATCTCAACCAACAAGCAGCAAAATTCATAGAAGATCATTTGTTGTTTGTGGATAACAACATTTTAAGAACCACCAAAAAAGGTAAGTTTTTAAGTGACGGAATTTCAAGTGATTTATTTCTATTGAATTTATAA
- a CDS encoding cyclase family protein, producing the protein MKATINNQQIDLSKPLDISIPLTNNEQNPIAWYQKTPEIAPVTMGDWIGKVSEGKSSTNFNNIFFNPHAHGTHTECLGHITRDFYSINQCLKQFFFTAELISVEPKAIGEDLVITKEHISTALDKTNNNSPEAIIIRTLPNPESKKHLNYSNTNPPYLEEAAAIFIREKGIQHLLIDLPSVDKEHDEGKLLAHKAFWNVKDVNQVNEDARFNCTITEMIYVSEEIQDGSYMLNLQFASFENDASPSKPVLYKIEK; encoded by the coding sequence ATGAAAGCAACAATAAATAACCAACAAATCGATTTATCAAAACCTCTTGATATTTCGATTCCTCTAACAAACAACGAACAAAATCCAATAGCTTGGTATCAAAAAACGCCTGAGATTGCACCTGTAACTATGGGTGATTGGATTGGAAAAGTTTCGGAAGGAAAATCCTCTACGAATTTTAATAATATTTTCTTCAATCCGCACGCACATGGCACGCATACCGAATGTTTAGGTCATATTACCCGTGATTTTTATTCGATAAATCAATGTTTGAAACAGTTTTTCTTTACTGCGGAATTGATTTCGGTAGAGCCAAAAGCTATTGGAGAAGATTTAGTTATTACTAAAGAACATATCTCGACTGCGCTGGATAAGACAAATAACAATTCACCAGAAGCCATCATCATCAGAACATTGCCAAATCCAGAAAGCAAAAAACATTTGAATTATTCCAATACAAATCCGCCTTATTTGGAAGAAGCTGCAGCAATTTTCATTAGAGAAAAAGGGATTCAGCATTTGCTAATCGATTTGCCTAGTGTTGACAAAGAGCACGATGAAGGAAAATTATTAGCACATAAAGCGTTTTGGAATGTAAAAGATGTGAATCAAGTCAATGAGGACGCTCGCTTTAATTGTACAATTACAGAAATGATTTACGTTAGTGAAGAAATTCAAGATGGAAGTTATATGCTGAATTTGCAATTTGCTTCTTTTGAAAATGACGCTAGTCCGAGTAAACCAGTTTTGTATAAAATTGAAAAGTAA
- a CDS encoding MmcQ/YjbR family DNA-binding protein — MDIQQLYEFCLSKKGVTEHFPFDEDTLVFKVGGKMFCLTSLTEWEKGIPSLNLKCDPERALELRAEYESIEPGYHMSKVHWNTVRFHGDVSDKMMCELINHSYELVFKSLTKKVQQEIQE; from the coding sequence ATGGATATTCAACAATTATATGAGTTCTGTTTAAGCAAAAAAGGTGTAACCGAACATTTTCCGTTTGATGAAGATACATTAGTCTTTAAAGTAGGTGGAAAAATGTTTTGTTTAACGTCGTTAACCGAATGGGAAAAAGGAATACCGTCGTTAAATTTAAAATGTGATCCAGAACGCGCTTTGGAACTTAGAGCGGAATATGAATCCATAGAACCTGGTTATCACATGAGTAAAGTGCATTGGAATACGGTTCGTTTTCATGGCGATGTTTCCGATAAAATGATGTGCGAATTGATTAATCATTCTTACGAACTTGTTTTCAAAAGTTTAACGAAAAAAGTCCAACAAGAAATTCAAGAATAG
- a CDS encoding PH domain-containing protein gives MIDNLKKILNEDQDPKAIEKITAKLENLLMSNEEVGYIAVQKKPAVTIFPDSIVVTNKRIILCKPKNLGLSMEFIDYDWDDIAGSFVKEGILGADFTFTTNSDLTHTVDYLPKNQARKLYTYAKEQLDLLKNPKATIPIVDEVKAEIPIETTTQEVVEEVPTEEVTLYAEIMPTPNDVIRDTEVEAPISEEKGLAHLSQDELFAKLQNYKKLLDNGLILQGEYDRLKSEILKYL, from the coding sequence ATGATAGACAACTTAAAAAAAATATTAAACGAAGATCAAGATCCAAAAGCTATTGAGAAAATCACGGCTAAATTGGAGAATCTTTTAATGTCGAATGAAGAAGTAGGTTATATTGCGGTTCAGAAAAAACCGGCGGTAACTATTTTTCCAGATAGTATTGTAGTAACCAACAAACGTATTATCCTTTGTAAGCCTAAAAATTTAGGTTTGTCAATGGAATTCATTGATTATGATTGGGATGATATTGCAGGTTCATTTGTAAAAGAAGGTATTTTAGGAGCAGATTTCACCTTTACCACTAATTCCGATTTAACGCATACAGTTGATTATTTACCAAAAAATCAAGCGCGAAAATTATATACTTACGCCAAAGAGCAACTGGATTTATTGAAAAACCCAAAAGCAACAATTCCAATTGTAGATGAAGTTAAAGCTGAAATTCCAATTGAAACAACAACACAAGAAGTTGTTGAGGAAGTTCCAACAGAAGAAGTAACACTTTATGCTGAAATCATGCCAACACCAAATGACGTTATTCGTGATACTGAGGTTGAGGCTCCTATTTCAGAAGAAAAAGGGTTAGCGCATTTGTCACAAGATGAATTGTTTGCAAAACTTCAGAATTATAAGAAATTATTAGATAATGGATTAATCCTTCAAGGAGAATATGACCGATTAAAGTCGGAGATTTTAAAATATCTGTAA
- a CDS encoding NAD(P)/FAD-dependent oxidoreductase codes for MTTTVVIGGSFAGMTAALEIKRKGKDQHKVILIDKSPLFLFIPSLIWVPFGRRDIKDISFRKDTILAKKGVDFVNAEALKVDVKSQVVTTDKGDFKYDHLVVATGPKVKYDIAPGVAEYTHYIGTPNGAMKARKALEEFKKNPGPIVIGATQNAGCMGAAYEFLFNVEKWLREQNIRKKVDLYWITPEDYLGHFGIDGMPLGESMLKSFMSMFNIHYKTQVGVEEVTEDKIKLTNGEELAYNFSMLMPPFIGVDFVTNSPDLHATPTGYVPVKDSYQHTDYPNVWAAGIAVNVPLPFTPGKVPYASPKTGYPSDETGKIVAENIIRVTKGETKLKEKAWGKIPGLCIMDAGKKEVIIFSDKLFKPRNFAIMLPNVIYDFNKVILEKYFLWKTKNGYSYLP; via the coding sequence ATGACAACAACAGTAGTAATAGGAGGAAGTTTTGCAGGAATGACTGCAGCCTTAGAGATAAAAAGAAAAGGGAAAGACCAACATAAAGTTATCTTAATTGATAAATCACCATTGTTTTTGTTTATCCCATCATTAATTTGGGTTCCTTTTGGAAGACGTGATATCAAAGATATTTCTTTTAGAAAAGATACTATTTTAGCTAAAAAAGGAGTGGATTTTGTAAATGCAGAAGCTTTAAAAGTAGATGTAAAAAGTCAGGTGGTTACAACAGATAAAGGTGATTTTAAATATGATCATTTAGTTGTGGCAACAGGTCCAAAAGTAAAATACGACATTGCTCCAGGTGTTGCAGAATATACGCATTACATTGGAACTCCAAACGGAGCTATGAAAGCCAGAAAAGCTTTGGAAGAATTCAAGAAAAATCCGGGTCCAATTGTAATTGGTGCTACCCAAAATGCAGGTTGTATGGGAGCCGCTTATGAATTTTTATTCAATGTAGAAAAATGGCTTCGCGAACAAAACATTCGTAAAAAAGTAGATTTGTATTGGATTACTCCTGAAGATTATTTAGGACATTTTGGAATTGATGGAATGCCACTGGGAGAAAGTATGTTAAAATCTTTTATGAGCATGTTTAATATCCATTATAAAACTCAAGTGGGAGTAGAAGAAGTTACTGAGGATAAAATTAAATTGACAAACGGAGAAGAGTTGGCTTATAATTTCTCAATGTTAATGCCACCATTTATTGGGGTTGATTTTGTAACAAACTCTCCAGATTTACATGCTACACCTACAGGTTATGTGCCTGTTAAAGATAGCTACCAACATACAGATTATCCAAATGTATGGGCGGCTGGAATTGCAGTAAATGTTCCACTTCCATTTACACCTGGAAAAGTGCCTTATGCTTCTCCAAAAACAGGTTATCCAAGTGATGAAACAGGTAAAATTGTTGCCGAAAATATTATTAGAGTAACTAAAGGTGAAACTAAATTGAAAGAAAAAGCTTGGGGAAAAATCCCAGGATTATGTATCATGGATGCAGGAAAAAAAGAAGTTATTATCTTCTCTGATAAACTTTTTAAACCTAGAAATTTTGCCATTATGCTTCCAAATGTGATTTATGATTTTAATAAAGTAATTTTAGAAAAATACTTCCTTTGGAAAACGAAAAACGGTTATTCTTACTTACCATAA